The following DNA comes from Enterocloster bolteae.
CGTCCATATGCTTAATATCCAGAAGCACCGTATCCACATAAGGAATTACCTTCTCAATCGCTTCACGGCTCCCCACTCCAGTGGTCTCAATGGCGGTATTCCATCCCTGCCCCTTGCATGCCTGCAGAAGCTCGGAAGCAAATTCATACTGCATCAGCGGCTCACCGCCGGATAAAGTGATGCCTCCGCCGGAACGTCTGTAGGTTGTGGCATCCTTTTTCAGTTCCCGGATTACCTGCTGGATCGACATTGTCTTTCCTTTCAGCACCAAGGCGCCTGCCGGACATGCATTGACACATTCGCCGCATCCACTGCACAGCTCTCTGTTAATCCAGGTTTTATTTTCCGGACTGATTGCCCCTCTCTTGCAGGCCGTTATACAACGGCCGCAATGAAGGCAATCATCTTCTTTATACATAATAACTGGTTTGATACTCTGGGATTCAGGATTACTACACCACTGGCAGGAGAGAGGACAGCCCTTTAAAAACACGATCGTCCGGATTCCCGGTCCGTCATGCAGGGAAAACCTTTGTATGTCGAACACGGTTCCCATTAAATTATAATTGATTGAATCCATGCCGAACTCCCTTCACTGTATTATACTGGAACCGCACTAAAAGGTCTGCTCTGTACGGCTGATAATATCGTCCTGAACTTCTTTTGCCAGAACGGTAAACTGTGCGCTGTATCCTGCAACACGGACTACCAGATCCTTGTAATCCTCCGGATGCTCCTGTGCTGCAAGCAGGGTTGCTCTGTCAATAACGTTGAACTGCACATGCATGCCCTTGTGATCAAAATATGCGCGTACCACGGATGCGAAACGTTTCAGGCCTTCATCCCCTGCAAGTGCGTCAGGAAGGAATTTCTGGTTGTATAACGTACCGTTGGAATAGTTTGCATGATCCAGTTTTGCCACGGACATGGCTGCCGCCGTCGGTCCGTTGGTATCCTTTCCCTGTCTCGGGGAAACGCCGTCAGCCAGAGGAGTCTTAGCCAGCCTTCCATCCGGAAGAGCGCTTACATCCTTTCCGAATAACACATTGGCAGATACAGGATAGCATCCAGCCTGGAACTGTCCGCCGCGCGGATTCGTGTATTTTTCCACTTCGTAGGAATAAATCTGTCCACAGCGTCTTGCGATCATATCAACTTCGTCAATATCATTTCCAAACCATGGGGTGTTCTCCATCAGTCTCTTAATGTGTGCATAATCAGGGTTCACACAGGCCGGTTCTGTCTTGGCCGGCTCTGCGGGTGACGGCCAGCGGCATGCCTGTGCAGGTCCGGCAAGCTGTGCCTGAAGATCCGCCAGGTTGATGGAGCCGTTATTGCTAAGGATTCTCTTGACTGCTTCATAAATCCTTGCTTCGTCCGTGCACTCGTCAGCCGTAGCAGCAGGTGCGGAGGCATTGCATGCATAACCGAAGTTGTTTGCCATTGCTTCTTTCAGCTGAGCCATGGTTACTTCCTTGCTCTCAAATACATGTTTCTTGATGGCACACAGGGAGTCTCCGGAATCGGCCACGCCGAATGCCTGCGGGCCTGTAAAGTTGTAAATTGCTCCGCCTTCCTGTACACTCTTGCCTCTTCCGATACAGTCATCTACCAGTGCTGACAGGAATGGAAGCGGCGCTCTCTCTGCATGTGCGAAGTCAACACAGTTGTCGGCTTCTGCCAGATGATATACGAAATATTCCATCTGTTTTTTGTATGCCGCAAAAATATCCTCAATGCTGGTAAAGGAAGTCATATCACCGGTCTGCGGGCCTAACTGCTTGTCGCCCACCTTGCCGTTGTTCAGGGTGATTTCCAGAACCTTTGCAATGTTGAAGAACGCTGCGTCATGCCAGCCCTCTGTCTTGTGCGGGCACTGCGGCTCTACACAGCCGATGATGCAGTAGCTTCTTGCATCTGCTAGAGACACGCCTCTGTTGCACAGTGCAGGGATAATTACTTCATCATTGTACATAGCCGGAACGCCCAGTCCGAGACGGGTCACTTCGCATGCTCTGTAGAGGAATTCATCCGGTGTATTCTGGTGAACGCGGATGGAGAAGGAAGGCGCCGGCAGAGCTACGTGGGCAACAGCTTCCATACACATATAGGATACGTCATTGGTTGCATCCAGGCCGTCCTCTGTCTGGCCGCCCACGATCAGGTTCTGGAATACTGCGTATCCGGCAAATGCCTGTGCGCTGACCTCATCACGCGTCTTGTTGACATCATTTAATTTAACCCAGATACAGTCAACCAGTTCCTGTGCAAATTCCGGGCAGATGTTTTTATCTGCGGCCAGATGCGGATACATGTACTGGTCAAAACGTCCTGGTGAAATGGAGTGGCCGTTGGCCTCGATCTGAAGGAGGATCTGTACAAACCAGAATGCCTGGCATGCTTCGTAGAAATTGGTTGCTCCCCGTTCCGGAACCCTGTCGCAGTTGGCAGCGATCTGGAGCAGTTCTGCTTTTCTTACAGGATCCGGGCATGAAGCTGCCATCTCTCTTGCCTTGGCAGCATAGCGGTGTGCAAAGTTGATTGCTGCCGTATATGTAATTACAATCGCCTCATAGAAATTTTTCTTCTTGATGTACTCCGGATCACTTGTATCCAGCTTTTCCATGGTCTCGATTACCTGTTTAATGATTCCGGTGAAACCGATATCCAGAACCTTGCCGTAATCTACACACACATGTCCAACGCCGCCGTAGAAGTAGTTGCCTACCGTAAACACTCCGTTTGCGATGCAGTCCTTAGTCTCCTGTGACATATAGGAATCTGCCAGAGCGCTGGTGGTCTTTCCTTCCCAGTATTTGAATGCTTCATGCAGCTCTGCTGCGGTATCTTTTGGAATCTGGAACGGGTCGGCAACTCTGGTGCCCATTGTCTCAAATTCCTTCTCAACCCAGTCATAAGAAAATTCAGGACAAATCTCTGTTGAACGCAGATTCTTTGTGATTGCGCCTACAACCAGCTCGTCATCATGAATGGTAATCGGAAGATTGTTAAAAATTTTCTCTGCTGCTTTGGCACGGCGCATAATAGGAGACAGTCCCTCTGTCTCTTTATAGGACTCTGTTACCAGAACCGCCCTCTCAGACTCAACGTACGGAATTGCATCGACAATTGCTCTTTTAAGACGTTTCACTCTCTCGGTTGGCTCTGTAAACCCCTTTGCTATCATACAAATATCCTCCTTTATTTTGTTTTCTATTGCATAGTTTTCAGTTTCCGGGATTTGCCCGTCCATCAATTCCAGGGCGTCCCTCCTCCTCATAATATCCTATACGGACGAAAAAGAAGACATATTATTAAAACGTAATAGATGTAAAATACAGACTTTTCATCACGAAATTGTGACGCCCAGCAGCTTGAGAAACCCTTTTAGAATTTCCACATTCCCGGGCCAGGCCGGGGAAGTTACCAGATTTTCAAAGATTACCGCTTCATACGGCTCCTTTTCCATGAAAATGCCTCCGGCTGCCAGTACCTCCGGCCGCACCGCCGGATAAGCAGTCACCTTTTTTCCCTTCAGCACTCTGGCCGCGGTCAGGATCTGTACTCCGTGGCATATGGCCGCCACCGGTTTTTTCAGATCCATAAAGTAATGTACCATATCTATTACCCTGGAATTCAGCCTGAGATACTCGGGCGCCCTTCCCCCGGTAAGGAACAGTCCGTCGTATTGTTCCAGCTTCAGATACTGGAACGAAGCATTGAGCACAAAATTGTGCCCCGGTTTTTCAGAATAGGTCTGGTCACCTTCAAAATCATGAATCGCTGTCCTTATGGTGTCTCCCGCAGTCTTGTCCGGGCAGACCACATCCACCGCCACCCCCGCCATCAGTAATGCCTGATACGGCACCATCACCTCATAATCCTCCGTATAGTCGCCCGCCAGCATCAGAACTCGCTTCATCCGTTTCCTCCTCTCTTTCCCATGGCATGGTATCGCCCTCTTCCCGCAGGTAATTAAGAATATCTCCCACCCCTTCGCCGGTCACGGAGCTGACATAGAATATCTTCTTGCATCCCGTAAGTTCCAGCCACATGGTGGCTAGGTCCGGCCTTGCCTCCGGCTGGTCAATCTGTGTCACGATCCCTATGACTTCCCTGGTTGCCATGGATACAATATTGGGGCTGTACAGTGAATAGTCCTCAATGGCGCTCATCAGCAGTCCCACAATGTCAGCCTCATAGGAATACAGAATCAACGCCCTTGCCAGGGTTTTGTTCTCCGCATACTCTCCGGGCGTATCGATAATAACATCGTAATTATTAATGTACTGCGTCTTATGGTATGTTATCTTTCTACCCTTCATCGCCTGTGTCAGCGTGGTCTTTCCCGCTCCGCTGCGCCCCACCAGCATGATCTTTTTCATTGACGCTCCTTCCCGGCTAAGCAGCATGTAATCAGGCCTTTGTGATCCTGCATACCGTAAAATCAAGTTCTGAGGACGTGTACTCCAAAATCCGCTCAAAGGCGATATTGACATCAGAAATGGTTCCCGTGATAATGAGCGTACCGCTGAACCGGTCGATAAAACCAATCTGTATATTAGAAGCCTTGATGGCCAGATCCGCTGTTATGATTGCTGTCTCACTGGGAGTAAGGGTCAGTACTCCGATGGCCGAACGGTGATAATCAACCTTTGGATCCAGTCCCAGTTTTTTGTAAATCACCTCATCCGGGCTGGCTATTATATGAGCCATGGTAATCTGTTTGCCGGGCACTGATTCCTGTATAATCCTCATCAGGTCCCCCTGGCTTCCATTCCAGTTTTTTATTTCCATTTATCACCATCACCTTTCCGCCTTTATTTTTATATTGTAACATTTTATAAAAGTTTCCTTTAGTACTAGACAAACTGATTTTTTGTATTATACAGACTTGTACGCAATGAGTCGGACAGTATTGGATAATACCATTTTTTAGACTGCCCATTCATTGTATAGGATATCTTTTTTCTTTATAATTAAAAAGAAAGGGATTTGAGTGATATATGAAGGGAGAGTATATATGACGCTGTTAGAACAAATAAAAGAAGCGGGAATCGTCGGGTGCGGCGGGGCCGGCTTCCCTACCCATGTCAAGCTGAACTGTACCGTGGAATATCTGATTATCAATGCCGCCGAATGTGAACCGCTCCTGCGGACCGACCGTTTTCTTATGCTCCATAAGGCCAGGGAGATCGTCACGGCCGCCGGTATGATCGGAGATATGGTACAGGCGGGTAAACGTTATATAGTACTGAAAGAAACATACTCGGAAGAGATTGCCGCACTGGAAGCTGCCATTACAGAACTTCACAGTCCTGTCAAGCTTTATAAGATGAAGAACTTCTACCCGGCCGGCGATGAACAGATCATGGTCTGCGACGTTACGGGGCGCACGGTTCCGCCTTCCGGAATCCCCCTTGACGTGGGTGCCGTGGTATCCAATCTGGCCACCGTTTATTCCATTTACAATGCATCCCAGGGACAGCCCTTTACCGAAAAATACCTGACGGTTACCGGGGCGGTGAACTCCCCCTGCATTGTCCGCGCTCCTCTGGGTACTTCCTTTGCAGAGTGCCTTCTGCTGGCCGGAGGAAGCAGTCTTTCCTCCTTTCACGTAATCGCAGGCGGCCCCATGATGGGTAAATGCTACAGAAAGGAGGAAGCCGCGGGACTGACCGTCACAAAAACCACTTCCGGCTACATCATTGTCGCTGACGATACGCCCCTGGTGGAAAAGCATAATATTCCCATATCCGTTTCGCTGAAGCGGGCCAAAATGTGCTGTATCCAATGCTCTTACTGCACCCAGATGTGTCCGCGTTACCTCACGGGACATCCGTTAAAGCCGCATATGATTATGCGAAAGCTCGCCTATGCCCAGTCTCCCGAGGAGGTTCTGGAGGACGAGCATGTCAGGCAGGCCATGATATGCAGCGAGTGCGGACTCTGTGAAACATATGCCTGTCCCATGGGACTTCAGCCGCGCCAGGTCAATATTTATGTCAAGAATCTGCTCCGGCAGAATAA
Coding sequences within:
- a CDS encoding glycyl-radical enzyme activating protein, encoding MDSINYNLMGTVFDIQRFSLHDGPGIRTIVFLKGCPLSCQWCSNPESQSIKPVIMYKEDDCLHCGRCITACKRGAISPENKTWINRELCSGCGECVNACPAGALVLKGKTMSIQQVIRELKKDATTYRRSGGGITLSGGEPLMQYEFASELLQACKGQGWNTAIETTGVGSREAIEKVIPYVDTVLLDIKHMDGEQHKKFTGVSNDLVIKNAPEICKISNTVIRVPVIPGFNYSVEDIKAIAEFARTLVGIRTIHLLPYHSFGENKYGLLGQDYTLKQIKPLAPEDLEECKAVVESYGFQCIIGG
- a CDS encoding glycyl radical protein yields the protein MIAKGFTEPTERVKRLKRAIVDAIPYVESERAVLVTESYKETEGLSPIMRRAKAAEKIFNNLPITIHDDELVVGAITKNLRSTEICPEFSYDWVEKEFETMGTRVADPFQIPKDTAAELHEAFKYWEGKTTSALADSYMSQETKDCIANGVFTVGNYFYGGVGHVCVDYGKVLDIGFTGIIKQVIETMEKLDTSDPEYIKKKNFYEAIVITYTAAINFAHRYAAKAREMAASCPDPVRKAELLQIAANCDRVPERGATNFYEACQAFWFVQILLQIEANGHSISPGRFDQYMYPHLAADKNICPEFAQELVDCIWVKLNDVNKTRDEVSAQAFAGYAVFQNLIVGGQTEDGLDATNDVSYMCMEAVAHVALPAPSFSIRVHQNTPDEFLYRACEVTRLGLGVPAMYNDEVIIPALCNRGVSLADARSYCIIGCVEPQCPHKTEGWHDAAFFNIAKVLEITLNNGKVGDKQLGPQTGDMTSFTSIEDIFAAYKKQMEYFVYHLAEADNCVDFAHAERAPLPFLSALVDDCIGRGKSVQEGGAIYNFTGPQAFGVADSGDSLCAIKKHVFESKEVTMAQLKEAMANNFGYACNASAPAATADECTDEARIYEAVKRILSNNGSINLADLQAQLAGPAQACRWPSPAEPAKTEPACVNPDYAHIKRLMENTPWFGNDIDEVDMIARRCGQIYSYEVEKYTNPRGGQFQAGCYPVSANVLFGKDVSALPDGRLAKTPLADGVSPRQGKDTNGPTAAAMSVAKLDHANYSNGTLYNQKFLPDALAGDEGLKRFASVVRAYFDHKGMHVQFNVIDRATLLAAQEHPEDYKDLVVRVAGYSAQFTVLAKEVQDDIISRTEQTF
- a CDS encoding DJ-1/PfpI family protein, giving the protein MKRVLMLAGDYTEDYEVMVPYQALLMAGVAVDVVCPDKTAGDTIRTAIHDFEGDQTYSEKPGHNFVLNASFQYLKLEQYDGLFLTGGRAPEYLRLNSRVIDMVHYFMDLKKPVAAICHGVQILTAARVLKGKKVTAYPAVRPEVLAAGGIFMEKEPYEAVIFENLVTSPAWPGNVEILKGFLKLLGVTIS
- a CDS encoding EutP/PduV family microcompartment system protein; translation: MKKIMLVGRSGAGKTTLTQAMKGRKITYHKTQYINNYDVIIDTPGEYAENKTLARALILYSYEADIVGLLMSAIEDYSLYSPNIVSMATREVIGIVTQIDQPEARPDLATMWLELTGCKKIFYVSSVTGEGVGDILNYLREEGDTMPWEREEETDEASSDAGGRLYGGL
- a CDS encoding BMC domain-containing protein, coding for MEIKNWNGSQGDLMRIIQESVPGKQITMAHIIASPDEVIYKKLGLDPKVDYHRSAIGVLTLTPSETAIITADLAIKASNIQIGFIDRFSGTLIITGTISDVNIAFERILEYTSSELDFTVCRITKA
- a CDS encoding 4Fe-4S dicluster domain-containing protein, producing MTLLEQIKEAGIVGCGGAGFPTHVKLNCTVEYLIINAAECEPLLRTDRFLMLHKAREIVTAAGMIGDMVQAGKRYIVLKETYSEEIAALEAAITELHSPVKLYKMKNFYPAGDEQIMVCDVTGRTVPPSGIPLDVGAVVSNLATVYSIYNASQGQPFTEKYLTVTGAVNSPCIVRAPLGTSFAECLLLAGGSSLSSFHVIAGGPMMGKCYRKEEAAGLTVTKTTSGYIIVADDTPLVEKHNIPISVSLKRAKMCCIQCSYCTQMCPRYLTGHPLKPHMIMRKLAYAQSPEEVLEDEHVRQAMICSECGLCETYACPMGLQPRQVNIYVKNLLRQNKYRYPKPSETFTQLEERSYRKAPSKRMAVRLGVDQYYDYHIDSCKAADPATVRISLRQHIGAPSQPVVQTGDTVSCGQLIGAIPAEALGANIHASISGTVVQVTDTEIVISADRQ